Proteins from a single region of Hymenobacter aquaticus:
- a CDS encoding HTTM domain-containing protein — MNTVSSNLATAEGGALRKARTLGLSIFRVILGVLVLKNCIFYFPMADALFGRNAIYDYGLYLTDMNSSLLRYLIYPFYAPYAPQAFLLLMMATASLFILAIGGRGVGLLLYVLILILKARNELILDGSDNVIQVTMPFLLLANSYEYFRYAERSGAAPGKWAALLSKWYQPIAEMAVYGLLIQVCYVYFFTGLEKAQGKLWQNGTATYYTMRVEEFRATDWNVPLTANYFFVVLSTYFTLFWEQAFAFLVWFRKTKYAILLCGVMLHVGIWLFMRIDNFSWIMLGTYFVFITNGEYQSMLSLARRGLGKVANRLPLPGRLQQRLTAWHS; from the coding sequence ATGAATACCGTATCCTCTAACCTCGCTACTGCCGAAGGCGGCGCGCTGCGCAAGGCGCGCACTCTGGGCCTGTCCATCTTCCGGGTGATTCTGGGGGTGCTGGTGCTGAAAAACTGCATCTTCTACTTCCCCATGGCCGACGCGCTGTTCGGGCGCAACGCCATCTACGACTACGGCCTCTACCTGACGGACATGAACAGCAGTCTGCTGCGCTACCTCATCTATCCGTTTTACGCCCCCTACGCCCCGCAGGCCTTCCTGCTGCTGATGATGGCCACGGCCAGCCTGTTTATCCTGGCCATCGGGGGGCGGGGCGTGGGCCTGCTGCTCTACGTGCTGATCCTGATTCTGAAGGCCCGCAACGAGCTGATCCTGGACGGTTCCGACAACGTGATTCAGGTGACCATGCCCTTTCTGCTGCTGGCCAACTCCTACGAGTACTTCCGCTACGCGGAACGCTCCGGCGCGGCGCCCGGCAAATGGGCCGCCCTGCTGAGTAAATGGTACCAGCCGATAGCCGAAATGGCCGTCTACGGTCTGCTGATTCAGGTGTGCTACGTGTACTTCTTCACCGGCCTGGAAAAGGCGCAGGGCAAGCTCTGGCAGAACGGCACGGCCACCTATTACACCATGCGGGTCGAGGAGTTCCGGGCCACCGACTGGAACGTGCCGCTGACGGCCAACTACTTCTTCGTGGTGCTTTCCACCTACTTCACCCTGTTCTGGGAGCAGGCCTTTGCCTTCCTGGTGTGGTTCCGCAAGACCAAGTATGCCATTCTGCTCTGCGGGGTGATGCTGCACGTGGGTATCTGGCTCTTCATGCGCATCGACAACTTCTCCTGGATTATGCTCGGCACTTACTTCGTCTTCATCACCAACGGCGAATACCAGTCGATGCTGAGCCTGGCCCGGCGGGGGCTAGGGAAAGTGGCTAACCGGCTGCCGCTGCCCGGCCGTCTCCAGCAGCGCCTTACCGCATGGCACTCGTAA
- a CDS encoding DUF5819 family protein, with translation MEREINMDNKTTNLGLKLFRLVLIAGLTVHFAIVGMHLMPDNPIKHRYDTEIRHYVFPYFGQSWKLFAPNPVNSNLSILIQFQDYKNGKATPSQWLDICQPLIQERRSNFWSPSQRILKTFSGSVMNLLENRSKAYEYVHKEFAAKDSVKSAGIVKKAIDISAGHKAILSYAKFAHNNYMGKNHMAQPDSSFVMYRVIESKFPRFSKRNLDHFNLNNYQYSQIRTHEYRIL, from the coding sequence ATGGAACGCGAAATAAATATGGACAATAAAACGACAAATTTAGGGCTCAAGTTATTTCGGCTCGTGTTGATTGCTGGTCTGACCGTGCATTTTGCCATCGTTGGCATGCATTTGATGCCCGATAACCCGATCAAGCATCGGTACGACACGGAAATCCGGCACTACGTATTTCCGTATTTCGGTCAATCCTGGAAGCTGTTTGCTCCCAATCCGGTTAATAGCAACTTGTCCATTCTGATTCAATTTCAGGATTACAAGAACGGTAAAGCTACCCCATCACAGTGGCTGGATATCTGCCAGCCCCTGATTCAGGAACGACGCAGTAATTTCTGGTCACCCTCCCAGCGCATTCTAAAAACCTTCAGCGGCTCGGTGATGAACCTGCTCGAAAACCGCTCGAAGGCCTACGAATACGTTCACAAAGAATTTGCGGCCAAAGACAGCGTGAAATCCGCCGGAATCGTCAAAAAGGCCATCGATATATCTGCCGGGCACAAAGCTATTCTGAGCTACGCCAAGTTTGCGCACAACAACTACATGGGCAAGAATCACATGGCCCAGCCCGACTCGTCCTTTGTGATGTACCGGGTTATCGAATCCAAGTTTCCGCGTTTCTCGAAAAGAAACCTCGACCACTTTAACCTAAACAATTATCAGTATTCTCAAATCCGGACCCATGAATACCGTATCCTCTAA
- a CDS encoding acyl transferase → MSFRDTYLAELSAVSSSTFEALALRLFRHQARHCPPYQQWLHALGCQVEHVAHLAEIPFLPIEFFKTHEVRTEPARWEPREVFLSSGTTQQQRSRHLVRDPQLYRRNAARIFEQVYGTPLTGWTFLALLPSYLEQGQSSLVAMVDYFAKESGQTQPAFFLHDHAALLQALAQAKQDSTRRVMLIGVSYALLDLVAEYGAAPELQGLTVLETGGMKGRRREMIREELHAELQRAFGPAGIHSEYGMTELLSQAYSLGDGRFHCPAPLRILLRDPADPFSASRARPDGAINVIDLANVDSCAFIETKDLARQYPDGSFEVLGRMDNSDVRGCNQMV, encoded by the coding sequence ATGAGTTTCCGCGACACCTACCTGGCGGAGCTTTCCGCCGTTTCCTCATCCACGTTCGAGGCCCTGGCCCTGCGCCTGTTCCGGCACCAGGCCCGGCACTGCCCACCTTACCAGCAGTGGCTGCACGCGCTGGGCTGCCAGGTGGAGCACGTAGCCCACCTGGCAGAAATTCCCTTCCTGCCCATCGAGTTCTTCAAAACCCACGAAGTCCGCACCGAGCCCGCGCGGTGGGAGCCGCGGGAAGTGTTCCTGAGCAGCGGCACCACCCAGCAGCAGCGCAGCCGCCACCTGGTGCGCGACCCACAGTTGTACCGCCGCAACGCGGCCCGCATCTTCGAGCAGGTCTACGGTACGCCGCTGACCGGCTGGACGTTTCTGGCCCTGCTGCCGTCGTATCTGGAGCAGGGCCAGTCGTCGTTGGTGGCTATGGTCGACTATTTCGCGAAAGAGTCGGGGCAGACCCAGCCCGCGTTTTTCCTGCACGACCACGCCGCCCTGCTCCAGGCCCTGGCCCAGGCCAAGCAGGATTCTACGCGGCGCGTGATGCTCATCGGCGTGTCGTATGCCCTGCTGGACCTGGTGGCCGAGTATGGCGCGGCACCCGAGCTGCAGGGCCTTACGGTGCTGGAAACCGGCGGCATGAAGGGCCGGCGCCGCGAGATGATTCGGGAGGAGCTGCACGCCGAGCTGCAACGGGCCTTCGGCCCCGCCGGCATCCACTCCGAATACGGCATGACGGAGCTCTTGTCGCAGGCCTACAGCCTCGGCGACGGCCGCTTCCACTGCCCGGCCCCGCTGCGCATCCTGCTGCGCGACCCCGCCGACCCGTTCTCCGCGTCCCGCGCCCGCCCCGACGGCGCCATCAACGTCATCGACCTGGCCAACGTGGATTCCTGCGCTTTCATCGAAACCAAGGACCTGGCCCGGCAATATCCCGACGGCTCGTTTGAAGTGCTGGGCCGCATGGATAACTCCGACGTGCGGGGGTGCAACCAGATGGTATAA
- a CDS encoding alpha-ketoacid dehydrogenase subunit alpha/beta — MSTAESLVAATAALSKEELLRDYRLGWESRQASLAGRKEVFMGKAKFGIFGDGKELPQLAMARAFQPGDFRAGYYRDQTFMLAAGELTLQQYFAQLYATPDADAEPATAGRAMNGHFATRLLDEDGNFKNLAALKNSSADISPTAGQMPRLVGLAYASKLYRQNPELHELTQFSVSGNEVAFGTIGNASTSEGMFFEAINAAGVLQIPMLISVWDDHYGISVPAEYQTTKQSISEILAGFQRNAPGEQGFEIFVVKGWDYPALVDTYLRAAEVCRREHVPVLIHVTEVTQPQGHSTSGSHERYKSKERLSWEEEHDCLRKMREWLLSEGYATAEELDQIENDAKDLVKKTRVAAWDDFFNPIKQERDEAVALLETLVTETGQENSLHEMVELLRHNPTPIRADIVRTVRRALRLVRETRSGARRNLQNYLEQALAENADRYNSYLYSQSEQAALNIDVVPAEFAPNAPQVDGREVLQACFEANFRRDPTIFAIGEDVGKIGDVNQAFAGLQEKFGELRVTDTGIRECTIIGQGIGAALRGLRPITEIQYLDYLLYAIQILSDDVACLQYRTKGGQKAPLIVRTRGHRLEGIWHSGSPIGMILSSIRGMHVLVPRDMTQAAGFYNTLLRSDEPALVIECLNGYRLKERIPQNVGDFTLPLGVPEVLREGQDVTIVTYGSMCRIVQDAAKQLAEVGISAEIIDVQSLLPFDVDHLIVDSLRKTNRVLFADEDVPGGATAYMLQHVLDEQQGYRFLDSQPRCLAAQPHRPPYGSDGDYFSKPNAEDVFDAVYELMHEADPKRFPAIY, encoded by the coding sequence ATGTCCACTGCTGAATCCCTTGTAGCGGCCACGGCCGCCCTTAGCAAAGAAGAATTGCTCCGCGACTACCGCCTGGGCTGGGAAAGCCGGCAGGCCTCCCTGGCCGGCCGCAAGGAAGTATTTATGGGCAAAGCCAAGTTCGGCATCTTCGGCGACGGCAAAGAGCTGCCCCAGCTGGCCATGGCCCGCGCCTTCCAGCCCGGCGACTTCCGCGCCGGCTACTACCGCGACCAGACCTTCATGCTGGCCGCCGGCGAGCTGACTCTGCAGCAGTACTTTGCCCAGCTCTACGCCACCCCCGACGCCGACGCGGAGCCCGCCACCGCCGGCCGCGCCATGAACGGCCACTTCGCCACCCGCCTGCTCGACGAGGACGGCAACTTCAAAAACCTGGCGGCGCTGAAAAACTCCTCGGCCGACATTTCGCCCACCGCCGGCCAGATGCCCCGCCTCGTGGGCCTAGCCTACGCCTCCAAGCTCTACCGCCAAAACCCCGAGCTGCACGAGCTGACGCAATTTTCGGTGAGCGGCAACGAAGTAGCCTTCGGCACCATCGGCAACGCCAGCACCTCGGAAGGCATGTTCTTCGAGGCCATCAATGCCGCCGGCGTGCTCCAGATTCCGATGCTGATTTCGGTCTGGGACGACCATTACGGCATTTCGGTGCCCGCCGAGTACCAGACCACCAAGCAAAGCATCAGCGAGATTCTGGCCGGCTTCCAGCGCAACGCGCCCGGCGAGCAGGGCTTCGAGATTTTCGTGGTGAAAGGCTGGGACTACCCCGCCCTGGTCGATACCTACCTGCGGGCCGCCGAGGTGTGCCGCCGCGAGCATGTGCCCGTGCTGATTCACGTGACGGAAGTAACCCAGCCCCAGGGCCACTCCACCTCCGGCTCGCACGAGCGCTACAAGAGCAAGGAGCGCCTGAGCTGGGAAGAAGAGCACGACTGCCTACGCAAGATGCGCGAGTGGCTGCTCAGCGAAGGCTACGCCACGGCCGAAGAGCTCGACCAGATTGAGAATGACGCCAAAGACCTGGTGAAAAAGACCCGCGTGGCCGCCTGGGACGATTTCTTCAACCCCATCAAGCAGGAGCGCGACGAAGCCGTGGCCCTGCTGGAAACGCTGGTGACGGAAACCGGTCAGGAAAACAGCCTGCACGAGATGGTGGAGCTCTTGCGCCACAACCCGACGCCCATCCGGGCCGACATCGTGCGCACGGTGCGCCGGGCCCTGCGCCTGGTGCGCGAAACCCGCAGCGGCGCCCGCCGCAACCTGCAGAACTACCTGGAGCAGGCCCTGGCCGAAAACGCCGACCGCTACAACTCCTACCTCTACAGCCAGAGCGAGCAGGCCGCGTTGAATATCGACGTGGTGCCGGCCGAATTTGCGCCCAACGCCCCGCAGGTCGATGGCCGGGAGGTGCTGCAGGCCTGCTTCGAGGCCAATTTCCGCCGCGACCCGACCATCTTCGCCATCGGCGAGGACGTGGGCAAAATCGGGGACGTGAACCAGGCCTTCGCGGGTTTACAGGAGAAGTTCGGCGAGCTGCGCGTGACCGACACCGGCATCCGGGAGTGCACCATCATCGGGCAGGGCATCGGGGCGGCGTTGCGCGGCTTGCGGCCCATCACCGAAATCCAGTACCTCGACTACCTGCTCTACGCCATTCAGATCCTGAGCGACGACGTGGCCTGCCTGCAGTACCGCACCAAGGGCGGCCAGAAAGCCCCGCTGATCGTGCGCACCCGGGGCCACCGCCTCGAAGGCATTTGGCACTCTGGCTCGCCCATCGGTATGATTCTGAGCAGCATCCGCGGGATGCACGTGCTGGTGCCGCGCGACATGACGCAAGCCGCCGGCTTCTACAACACCCTGCTGCGCTCCGACGAGCCGGCGCTGGTAATTGAGTGCCTGAACGGCTACCGCCTCAAAGAGCGGATTCCGCAGAACGTGGGCGACTTCACCCTGCCCCTGGGCGTGCCCGAGGTATTGCGCGAAGGCCAGGACGTAACCATCGTGACCTACGGCTCGATGTGCCGCATCGTGCAGGATGCCGCCAAGCAGCTGGCCGAAGTCGGCATTTCGGCCGAAATCATCGACGTGCAGTCCTTACTGCCCTTCGACGTGGACCACCTGATTGTGGACAGCCTGCGCAAAACCAACCGGGTGCTCTTCGCCGACGAAGACGTGCCCGGCGGGGCCACGGCCTACATGCTGCAGCACGTGCTCGACGAGCAGCAGGGCTACCGCTTCCTCGACTCGCAGCCCCGCTGCCTGGCCGCGCAGCCTCACCGCCCGCCCTACGGCTCGGATGGCGACTACTTCAGCAAGCCCAACGCCGAGGACGTGTTCGACGCCGTGTACGAGCTGATGCACGAAGCCGACCCCAAGCGCTTCCCGGCTATTTACTAG
- a CDS encoding DUF1573 domain-containing protein: MKNLVSFFLAVVLGLLQLGARAQGVMTFEKDLHDFGNVAEGTMATHEFKFKNTGNQPIIIANVQASCGCTTPDWTKTPVLPGKSGIIKAMYSSAGRPGIFNKTVTVTSNAATPSAVLTIKGNVLNKDEVKATLTPAQLAQSPRLVLDRTTHDFGKMEAGQQPVAKFTVKNTGKQDLVLGTLTSSCNCVGYRATPQAIKPGQSSTVELIYAQRQLGKMADAVTIASNDLNGDTKLTLKATVVRDLNAASMVKESGVAVPFK, from the coding sequence ATGAAAAACCTTGTCTCCTTTTTCCTGGCCGTAGTCCTCGGCCTGCTTCAGCTCGGGGCCCGGGCCCAGGGTGTGATGACCTTCGAGAAAGATCTGCACGACTTCGGCAACGTAGCCGAGGGCACGATGGCCACCCACGAGTTTAAGTTTAAGAACACCGGCAACCAGCCCATTATCATTGCCAACGTGCAGGCCAGCTGCGGCTGCACCACCCCCGACTGGACCAAGACGCCGGTGCTGCCCGGCAAGAGCGGCATCATCAAGGCCATGTACAGCAGCGCGGGGCGGCCCGGCATTTTCAACAAAACCGTGACCGTGACCAGCAACGCGGCCACGCCCAGCGCGGTGCTCACCATCAAGGGCAACGTGCTGAACAAGGACGAGGTGAAGGCTACGCTGACGCCGGCCCAGCTGGCGCAGTCGCCCCGCCTGGTGCTGGACCGCACCACCCACGATTTCGGCAAGATGGAAGCCGGCCAGCAGCCAGTCGCCAAGTTCACGGTGAAGAATACCGGCAAGCAGGACCTGGTGCTGGGTACCCTCACCTCGAGCTGCAACTGCGTGGGCTACCGGGCCACGCCCCAGGCCATCAAGCCCGGCCAGAGCAGCACCGTGGAGCTGATCTACGCCCAGCGCCAGCTGGGCAAAATGGCCGATGCCGTTACCATTGCCTCCAACGACCTGAACGGCGACACCAAGCTCACGCTGAAAGCCACCGTGGTGCGCGACCTGAACGCGGCCAGCATGGTGAAGGAAAGCGGCGTGGCCGTACCGTTCAAGTAA
- the ald gene encoding alanine dehydrogenase, whose amino-acid sequence MIIGVPKEIKNNENRVGLTPAGVAEFRKHGHDVFVQATAGEGSGFADAEYEQAGATVLATIEEVYAKAEMIVKVKEPIASEYPLIKENQLLFTYFHFASGEELTHAMIERKAVCLAYETVELPSRALPLLIPMSEVAGRMAPQEGAKYLEKPMKGRGILLGGVPGVKPAHVVVLGGGIVGTQAAKVAAGFGAQVTIMDISLNRLRELDDIMPKNVVTQYSNEYNIREAIKTADLVVGAVLIPGAKAPHLITRDMLKTMRPGTVLVDVAVDQGGCIETCTPTTHENPTFIIDDIVHYCVANMPGAVPYTSTLALTNATLPYAVKLANLGWQEACRRDASLRLGLNVVHGEVVYPGVAEAWNLPLVSVDSVLETATA is encoded by the coding sequence ATGATCATCGGCGTACCGAAAGAAATCAAAAACAACGAAAACCGTGTTGGCCTCACCCCTGCTGGCGTAGCCGAGTTCCGCAAGCATGGCCACGACGTGTTCGTGCAGGCCACGGCCGGTGAAGGCAGCGGTTTTGCGGATGCCGAGTATGAGCAGGCCGGCGCTACCGTGCTGGCGACCATCGAGGAAGTGTACGCCAAGGCCGAAATGATTGTGAAGGTGAAGGAGCCGATTGCCTCGGAATACCCGCTCATCAAGGAAAACCAGCTGCTGTTCACCTACTTCCACTTTGCCTCGGGCGAAGAGCTGACCCACGCCATGATTGAGCGCAAGGCCGTGTGCCTGGCCTACGAAACCGTGGAGCTGCCCTCGCGCGCCCTGCCCCTGCTCATTCCGATGAGCGAAGTGGCCGGCCGCATGGCCCCGCAGGAAGGCGCCAAGTACCTGGAGAAGCCCATGAAAGGCCGCGGCATTCTGCTCGGCGGCGTACCCGGCGTGAAGCCCGCCCACGTGGTGGTGCTCGGCGGGGGCATCGTGGGCACCCAGGCGGCCAAAGTAGCGGCCGGCTTCGGCGCCCAGGTGACCATCATGGACATCAGCCTGAACCGTCTGCGCGAGCTGGACGACATCATGCCCAAGAACGTGGTGACGCAGTATTCGAACGAGTACAACATCCGCGAAGCCATCAAAACCGCGGACCTGGTGGTGGGGGCCGTGCTGATTCCCGGCGCCAAGGCTCCCCACCTGATTACGCGCGACATGCTTAAGACCATGCGCCCCGGCACGGTGCTCGTGGACGTGGCCGTGGACCAAGGTGGCTGCATCGAAACCTGCACGCCCACGACCCACGAAAACCCGACCTTCATCATCGACGACATCGTGCACTACTGCGTGGCCAACATGCCCGGGGCCGTGCCCTACACCTCGACCCTGGCGCTGACCAACGCTACGCTGCCCTACGCCGTGAAGCTGGCCAACCTGGGCTGGCAGGAAGCCTGCCGCCGCGACGCCTCGCTGCGCCTGGGCCTGAACGTGGTACACGGCGAAGTAGTGTACCCCGGCGTAGCCGAAGCCTGGAACCTGCCGCTGGTGAGCGTGGATTCGGTGCTGGAAACCGCTACTGCCTAA
- a CDS encoding SMI1/KNR4 family protein has product MKGILYTGGELTDLVSFARLPSYLQAFLREQNGVVAYFGGLHLRGCVSEPSWHALQPAWQGEAAFWRTYEAVLETDVPFAQDCVGNQFLLRGDAVLFLDTETGELADLEVDFKHFLFGIEKFPLDALGMEPLRSFQQRGGALQPGQLLSVYPPVCIASSENKARLKPQPAAERLAWLADFYRQIKDLPSGQRIHLKPSQD; this is encoded by the coding sequence ATGAAAGGAATTCTGTATACCGGCGGCGAGCTGACCGACCTCGTGAGCTTTGCCCGCCTTCCCTCCTATTTGCAGGCCTTTCTGCGCGAGCAGAACGGCGTGGTGGCCTACTTCGGCGGACTGCACCTGCGCGGCTGCGTCAGTGAGCCCAGCTGGCACGCGCTGCAACCCGCCTGGCAGGGCGAAGCCGCCTTCTGGCGCACCTACGAGGCGGTGCTCGAAACCGACGTTCCCTTTGCCCAGGACTGCGTGGGCAACCAGTTTCTGCTGCGCGGCGACGCGGTGCTGTTTCTGGACACCGAAACCGGGGAGCTGGCCGATCTGGAAGTCGACTTCAAGCACTTCCTGTTCGGCATCGAGAAGTTTCCGCTGGATGCCCTGGGCATGGAGCCGCTGCGCAGCTTTCAGCAGCGGGGCGGGGCGTTGCAGCCCGGCCAGCTGCTGAGCGTCTATCCGCCGGTGTGCATTGCCTCCAGCGAAAACAAGGCGCGCCTGAAGCCCCAGCCGGCGGCCGAGCGGCTGGCCTGGCTGGCCGACTTCTACCGCCAGATCAAGGACTTGCCCAGCGGGCAGCGCATCCACCTCAAGCCTAGTCAGGACTAA